From the genome of Deinococcus aquaedulcis, one region includes:
- a CDS encoding alpha/beta hydrolase, whose translation MPEVRFRLHLPPGSPPAGTLFLTGDFRGWAADPGPFVFTQGELRADLPDGTLTGVKVRSRHPDGTVTEEGDAWGGRAPAHPVVVRGPGVVELTVAGWQDARAGQGRPVRSAPPREEVTLAAPWGPQSVRLWWPAGHDGPLPLLILHDGQNVFDEGPTFAGESWNAAGAAQALAEAGWPCRVAALPVNEDRSRRYVPFPFELNAFSSGADEYADWLRDALLPELRRRFGPVPPSQVALAGSSFGGLITAYCGLRDPGTYGTLGVFSPAVWPADFELLRWWQGRRDPQARVWVDMGDHEGGSLTGAQEVTELARNMAAHLRPHVQEVHFTIGEGHWHDEAAWRARLPGFLRWWLVGLKSLEVDL comes from the coding sequence ATGCCCGAAGTGCGCTTTCGTCTGCACCTGCCGCCCGGTTCGCCCCCAGCCGGCACGCTGTTTCTGACCGGCGACTTCCGGGGCTGGGCCGCCGACCCCGGTCCGTTTGTGTTTACGCAGGGCGAATTGCGCGCGGACCTGCCTGACGGCACCCTGACCGGTGTGAAGGTGCGCTCACGGCACCCGGACGGAACCGTGACCGAGGAGGGCGACGCCTGGGGCGGGCGCGCGCCGGCCCACCCGGTGGTGGTGCGCGGGCCGGGCGTGGTGGAGCTGACGGTGGCCGGCTGGCAGGACGCGCGCGCCGGGCAGGGGCGGCCTGTGCGCTCCGCTCCCCCGCGCGAGGAGGTGACGCTGGCCGCGCCGTGGGGGCCCCAGAGCGTGCGCCTGTGGTGGCCGGCCGGACACGACGGCCCGCTGCCGCTCCTGATCCTGCACGACGGCCAGAATGTGTTCGACGAGGGCCCCACCTTTGCCGGCGAAAGCTGGAACGCGGCGGGTGCAGCGCAGGCGCTGGCCGAGGCGGGCTGGCCCTGCCGCGTGGCCGCGCTGCCGGTGAACGAGGACCGCAGCCGCCGCTATGTGCCCTTTCCCTTTGAGCTGAATGCCTTTTCCAGCGGCGCTGACGAGTACGCCGACTGGTTGAGGGACGCCCTGCTGCCAGAGCTGCGACGACGTTTCGGGCCGGTGCCGCCTTCACAGGTGGCGCTGGCGGGTTCGTCGTTCGGGGGGCTGATCACGGCCTACTGCGGCCTGCGCGACCCCGGCACCTACGGCACGCTGGGGGTATTCAGCCCAGCGGTGTGGCCCGCCGACTTTGAACTCCTGCGCTGGTGGCAGGGGCGCCGTGATCCCCAGGCGCGCGTGTGGGTGGATATGGGCGACCACGAGGGCGGCAGTCTGACGGGGGCCCAGGAGGTGACTGAACTGGCCCGCAACATGGCCGCGCACCTGCGCCCACACGTGCAGGAGGTTCACTTCACCATCGGTGAAGGCCACTGGCATGATGAAGCCGCGTGGCGCGCGCGCCTGCCGGGCTTCCTGCGCTGGTGGCTGGTGGGCCTTAAGTCGCTCGAAGTTGATCTGTAG